A single region of the Thermus islandicus DSM 21543 genome encodes:
- a CDS encoding helix-turn-helix domain-containing protein, producing MAVHRKVYRFRMDPTRAQVEVLLRMAGARRFVWNWGLARRKEAYAEAGKGLTYNQQAAELTALKKRPETAWLKEVDSQLLQQALKDLDRAFKAFFEKRAGFPRFKSK from the coding sequence ATGGCCGTACACCGCAAAGTCTACCGCTTTCGCATGGACCCCACCCGCGCTCAAGTTGAGGTGTTGTTGCGGATGGCGGGGGCTAGGCGGTTCGTGTGGAACTGGGGCCTTGCACGGCGCAAAGAAGCGTATGCGGAGGCGGGTAAAGGCTTGACCTACAACCAACAGGCCGCCGAGTTGACCGCCCTGAAGAAGCGGCCTGAAACGGCCTGGCTCAAAGAGGTGGACAGCCAACTCTTGCAACAGGCCCTGAAGGACCTTGACCGGGCGTTCAAGGCGTTCTTTGAAAAGCGGGCCGGGTTCCCCCGCTTCAAGAGCAAG